GGATGATACAAAATGAACTTATTGATAAGCAAATTATAAATGATTTGTCTGAGTTTTATATTTAGAAGCAAATTAACAAGCCTACAAATAACAAATCAACTGACCGAAGTAAAATGTCGAGTTAAATAGTAAAAATAAAGTTTGAAAGTTATTTTGGTTTTTACTGAATAAAATTAAAAATTGCTCTTGGTAATTTTGACCAATCTTTATTTTATAAAATTTGAATTTGGGGCGCTTAGTTATTTGCTGCGCCACTATGTTTATAAATAATATGAAAGTTAAATTATTATTAATCTGTTTTATAATAATCAATAGTTCCCTTTTATCCCAAAATGACTATGATTATTTGGATAAATATGAAATAAAAATTGGCGGCGAAATAAATCGAATTGTTCCCTCTATTGGGATTGGCAGAAATTTCTATTTTTCAAAATATATTTCAATTTCACCAGAAATAATAATGCTGGGATTACCAATCGCATCCGGAACCTATAGATTTAATTTTACAATAAATTCAAAATTTAAAACATCGGTTCAAGGCGGAGCCGGATTAACATTCGGATATCCATTTTCAATTGTTGGAATTTTAGGAATACAATTATTATACAAATTAAATGAAAACGTAAATATTTTTTTAGAACCAAGAATTTATTTTTATCAAAAAGATATTATATCAATTGGCAACGGATTTTTTGGAATAGATGAATTAAATAAAATTAGACCTATTGTAATTTCTTTTGGAATAGCAATTTAAAAATCAACATAACCAACTTGTTATTAGAAAAGATTTTATTTTAGACGGCGGGTAATTTGCTTCACCGTTAGTTGCTTAAAAATTATGGATAAAAAAATGAATCAGATAATTCTTTCAGACAAAAACCAGTTCCCAACCGAAGAAATAATTTTTTCTCATATAGGTAAATCAAAAGCAATATGGGAATCAGTTTTCAATTACATTCATGATAATCATACCGATTTTATCGAACAGTGGAGATATTACAATGACGGCAAAAGCTGGTTAATGAAAGTGACAAGAAAAACAAATACAATTTTTTGGCTCTCAATTATTCCCGAATCGTTTATAATTAATTTTTACTTCGGTGATAAAGCTGAACCAGCTATCATGAAAAGTATAATTTCGGACAAACTAAAAAGTCAGTTTAAAGATGGTAAAAAATATGGTAAGATTCGCGGACTGACCCTAATTATGAATAATAAACGAAATGTCGAATTTGTAAAAGAATTAATTTCAATAAAACTTAAAATTAAATAACAATTAAAGCGCAAAAAACATCATCTGCTATCTTACTATGTGGTCTTATAGATTCGTGTTGGGTTTAGCTTTCCTAAATTAGTTTGCTGTGCAGAGTTGATTTAGTATTTAAAACTGATCTATAAAAATAGATTGGCCAAACCATCAT
This genomic stretch from Ignavibacteriota bacterium harbors:
- a CDS encoding DUF3788 family protein, yielding MNQIILSDKNQFPTEEIIFSHIGKSKAIWESVFNYIHDNHTDFIEQWRYYNDGKSWLMKVTRKTNTIFWLSIIPESFIINFYFGDKAEPAIMKSIISDKLKSQFKDGKKYGKIRGLTLIMNNKRNVEFVKELISIKLKIK